From Sporosarcina sp. 6E9, a single genomic window includes:
- a CDS encoding diaminopimelate dehydrogenase: MTKKIRIGIAGYGNLGRGVESAIAQNDDMELIGVFTRRNPDELTLLDDNVPVYAHDTILDYKEKVDVLILCGGSKNDLPVQGPALAKHFSTIDSFDTHAEIPNYFETVDQSAKPNENTSIISVGWDPGLFSINRLYGEAVLSEGTTYTFWGKGLSQGHSDAVRRVPGVKGAVQYTIPNEDAVNRVRSGALPELSTREKHTRECYVVLEDGADATEVKRAIVSMPNYFSDYDTTVNFITEDELKRDHAAMPHGGFVIRSGKTGNDTNQVMEYSLKLDSNPEFTSSVLVAYARAAYRLNQNGEFGAKTVFDIAPGLLSKKTAADLRKEML; encoded by the coding sequence ATGACTAAGAAAATTAGAATTGGCATTGCCGGATACGGAAATTTAGGCAGAGGTGTCGAGTCTGCAATTGCACAAAACGATGATATGGAATTAATCGGTGTTTTTACAAGAAGAAATCCTGATGAGCTTACATTACTTGACGATAATGTCCCTGTATATGCACATGACACAATTCTGGATTACAAAGAAAAAGTTGATGTATTAATCTTATGCGGGGGATCCAAAAATGATTTGCCGGTACAAGGACCTGCCTTAGCAAAACATTTCTCTACCATTGATAGTTTTGACACACATGCAGAAATCCCGAACTATTTCGAAACAGTGGATCAATCAGCGAAACCAAACGAAAATACCTCAATCATTTCAGTTGGTTGGGATCCAGGATTGTTTTCGATTAATCGTCTTTACGGCGAAGCGGTTTTATCAGAAGGAACAACTTATACATTTTGGGGAAAGGGGCTAAGCCAAGGCCATTCCGATGCAGTAAGAAGAGTTCCAGGTGTTAAAGGAGCCGTTCAGTATACAATTCCGAACGAAGACGCTGTGAATCGAGTACGCAGTGGGGCACTACCGGAACTATCAACTCGTGAGAAGCACACCCGCGAATGTTATGTCGTCCTCGAAGACGGAGCGGATGCAACTGAAGTGAAGAGAGCAATTGTATCGATGCCGAATTATTTTTCAGATTATGATACGACAGTGAATTTTATTACAGAGGATGAGCTAAAGCGAGATCATGCTGCGATGCCGCACGGTGGGTTTGTCATTCGAAGCGGTAAAACAGGTAATGATACCAATCAAGTGATGGAGTATTCCTTGAAACTTGATAGTAACCCTGAATTTACATCTAGTGTTCTGGTTGCATATGCACGCGCAGCTTATCGATTAAACCAAAACGGTGAATTTGGTGCGAAAACTGTTTTTGATATTGCACCAGGTCTATTATCAAAGAAAACTGCAGCAGATTTACGAAAAGAAATGCTTTGA
- a CDS encoding M42 family metallopeptidase: MTKLDETLTMLKELTDAKGIPGNEREPREVMKKYIEPFSDKIEQDGLGSLIASKSGDENGPKIMIAGHLDEVGFMVSKIDDKGFLSFQTVGGWWSQVMLAQRVTIVTRSGDTVTGVIGSKPPHILSPEARKKPVDIKDMFIDVGATSKEEATDWGISPGDMVVPYFEFTVMNNEKLLLAKAWDNRIGIAIAIDVLKGLKDINHPNVVFGVGAAQEEIGLRGARTAATKIKPDIGFAVDVGIAGDTPGITSKEATGKMGDGPQILLFDASMVSHKGLRDLVVDTAEENGIPYQFETIPGGGTDAGAIHISGSGVPSLAICIPTRYIHSHAGILHRDDYENTVKLIIEVIKKLDRETVNTITFE; this comes from the coding sequence TTGACAAAACTTGACGAAACATTAACGATGCTCAAAGAATTAACGGACGCGAAAGGAATTCCGGGGAATGAACGTGAACCGCGGGAAGTTATGAAAAAGTATATCGAACCGTTCAGTGATAAAATTGAGCAGGATGGACTAGGTTCTCTAATTGCTTCGAAATCTGGTGATGAAAATGGGCCTAAAATAATGATTGCAGGTCACTTAGATGAAGTTGGCTTCATGGTATCCAAGATTGACGATAAAGGATTCTTATCGTTCCAAACAGTTGGCGGTTGGTGGTCGCAAGTTATGCTTGCCCAACGTGTCACAATTGTTACACGCAGTGGGGATACGGTAACGGGTGTCATCGGATCAAAGCCCCCGCATATTCTTTCTCCAGAAGCGAGAAAAAAACCAGTTGATATTAAGGACATGTTTATCGACGTTGGTGCAACTTCCAAGGAAGAAGCAACGGATTGGGGAATTTCACCAGGAGATATGGTTGTGCCATATTTTGAATTTACCGTGATGAACAATGAAAAGTTGTTGCTTGCAAAAGCGTGGGATAATCGTATAGGAATCGCAATTGCAATCGATGTTTTAAAAGGTTTGAAAGATATCAATCACCCTAACGTAGTATTTGGTGTAGGGGCTGCTCAAGAAGAAATCGGTCTTCGCGGTGCACGCACTGCTGCAACAAAAATCAAACCAGACATCGGATTTGCAGTAGACGTTGGGATTGCGGGAGATACACCAGGAATTACATCGAAAGAAGCCACTGGGAAAATGGGCGATGGTCCGCAAATATTACTCTTCGATGCATCAATGGTCTCGCATAAAGGCTTACGTGACTTAGTTGTCGATACAGCAGAAGAAAACGGAATTCCGTATCAGTTCGAAACAATCCCAGGCGGTGGTACAGACGCTGGCGCCATCCATATTTCAGGAAGCGGTGTTCCATCCCTAGCTATTTGTATTCCAACACGCTATATCCATTCACACGCAGGTATCTTGCACCGTGATGATTACGAAAACACAGTAAAGCTGATTATTGAAGTGATTAAAAAGTTAGACCGCGAAACAGTTAATACAATTACTTTTGAATGA
- the argF gene encoding ornithine carbamoyltransferase, with amino-acid sequence MIKLAENDMELEAGLKGRDLLSLLDLTSEEVLYLIDKAIKLKKDTAEGKLEPVLAGKTLGMIFEKHSTRTRISFEVGMIHLGGHAIFMNARDLQIGRGESVSDTGKVLSEYLDGVMIRANSHEMVKELAEHTSVPVINGLTDIFHPCQALADLLTIIEVKGSLKGKKLAYIGDGNNVAHSLVIAAAHAGMHVTIGTPEGYTCDHEVIQKAEELALYNGGSVSETTNPVEAVKGVDAIYTDVWTSMGQEEEAALRLEAFKDFQINDGLVAHAKNDYMFLHCLPAHREEEVAKSVIDGPNSYVFQQAGNRLHAQKAVLATLLK; translated from the coding sequence ATGATTAAATTAGCTGAAAATGATATGGAACTAGAGGCCGGGTTAAAAGGAAGAGATCTACTAAGTTTGTTGGATTTAACGAGCGAGGAAGTTTTATATTTAATAGATAAGGCAATCAAACTTAAAAAAGATACAGCTGAAGGTAAACTTGAACCGGTTTTGGCGGGGAAAACTTTGGGGATGATATTTGAGAAACATTCAACCAGAACGCGTATTTCATTTGAAGTCGGGATGATACATTTAGGTGGGCATGCGATCTTTATGAATGCGCGCGATTTACAAATCGGGCGTGGTGAATCAGTTTCTGATACAGGGAAAGTTCTGTCGGAGTATTTGGACGGGGTGATGATCCGTGCGAATTCTCACGAAATGGTAAAAGAGTTAGCTGAACATACATCTGTACCAGTCATCAATGGGTTAACGGATATTTTTCATCCGTGCCAAGCGCTAGCAGATCTACTCACAATTATTGAAGTAAAAGGATCATTAAAAGGCAAGAAGTTGGCGTATATCGGTGACGGGAATAATGTTGCGCACTCCTTAGTCATTGCGGCCGCCCATGCGGGAATGCATGTAACAATCGGAACGCCTGAAGGATACACATGTGACCATGAAGTAATTCAAAAGGCTGAGGAACTAGCTTTATATAATGGAGGTAGTGTTTCAGAAACAACGAATCCAGTTGAAGCTGTAAAGGGAGTGGATGCTATCTATACTGATGTTTGGACCAGTATGGGGCAAGAGGAAGAAGCAGCTCTTCGACTTGAAGCATTCAAAGACTTTCAAATTAACGATGGACTTGTGGCACATGCTAAAAATGATTATATGTTTTTACATTGCTTGCCAGCGCATCGTGAAGAAGAGGTCGCGAAATCAGTCATTGACGGTCCGAATTCTTATGTATTCCAACAAGCCGGAAATCGATTGCATGCACAAAAAGCTGTATTAGCGACACTACTCAAATAA
- a CDS encoding helix-turn-helix transcriptional regulator — MLKNRVRELRARHDFTQIELAKRVGVTRQTIGFIEKGEFSPSVTLSLKLARELGCSINELFWLEGEEEDEK; from the coding sequence ATGCTGAAGAACAGAGTGAGGGAATTACGCGCCAGACATGATTTTACGCAAATTGAACTTGCGAAGCGCGTTGGGGTTACGCGACAGACAATCGGTTTTATCGAAAAAGGAGAATTTTCACCTTCCGTTACATTGTCCTTGAAACTGGCTCGTGAACTCGGCTGTAGTATTAACGAATTATTTTGGTTGGAAGGGGAGGAAGAAGATGAAAAGTGA
- a CDS encoding small multi-drug export protein, producing MLEYFLVFLGAAIPWLEIALVVPLGIISGLSPVWVILTAFIGNMLTVLGVIIGFQKVKEWMESRNREKGKAESKRTERGKRIWNKYGMPGVALLGPIVIGTHIAAFIGLLFGANKKNATVWMTISIALWSLVFGIATALGFDLFTRNF from the coding sequence ATGTTAGAGTATTTTTTAGTGTTCTTGGGTGCAGCAATTCCATGGTTAGAAATTGCACTGGTAGTACCATTAGGCATAATAAGTGGATTGTCTCCAGTTTGGGTAATTTTAACTGCGTTCATTGGTAATATGTTGACTGTTCTAGGCGTAATTATTGGATTCCAAAAAGTGAAAGAATGGATGGAGTCTAGAAATCGTGAGAAAGGCAAAGCGGAATCGAAACGAACAGAGCGAGGTAAACGTATTTGGAATAAGTATGGCATGCCTGGTGTTGCGTTACTAGGACCCATTGTAATTGGAACACATATTGCGGCTTTCATAGGATTGCTTTTCGGGGCAAATAAAAAAAATGCTACTGTTTGGATGACAATTAGCATAGCACTTTGGTCATTAGTATTTGGAATTGCCACTGCGCTCGGATTTGATCTTTTTACGCGAAACTTTTAA
- a CDS encoding glycine betaine/L-proline ABC transporter ATP-binding protein yields MPKIEINNLTKIFGAQPQQGLKLLDEGAKKDEILEKTGMTVGVDNASFTVQDGEVFVIMGLSGSGKSTLIRLVNRLIEPTSGEVLIDGENLTKMDSKSLIETRRKKLGMVFQNFGLLPHRTVLSNVAYGLEIQEVNKEQREAKALKVIADVGLKGYESSYPSELSGGMQQRVGIARALTNDTDILLMDEAFSALDPIIRKEMQDELINLQSKLGKTILFITHDLDEALKLGDRIAIMKEGQIVQIGTSEEILENPANEYVSKFVQDVDRSKVLKASNVMKKPEVLMTQKDGPKVAVRKMEEIGASSIFVVDGDNNLKGLLTVDDAIKAYKEDILVEDLLIEDLYRATPDTPLSDLIEIAAQTKYPLTVVEDGKLLGIISRVSILSGLVLGKESGGSGVEAK; encoded by the coding sequence ATGCCTAAGATAGAAATTAATAATCTTACGAAAATATTTGGTGCCCAACCCCAGCAAGGTCTAAAACTTCTGGATGAGGGTGCGAAAAAAGATGAGATACTTGAGAAGACGGGGATGACCGTTGGTGTGGATAATGCTTCATTCACGGTGCAAGACGGAGAAGTTTTCGTCATTATGGGTTTATCCGGAAGTGGGAAATCGACATTAATAAGATTAGTGAATCGTTTAATCGAGCCGACTAGCGGCGAAGTCCTGATAGACGGAGAAAATTTAACGAAAATGGATTCTAAATCGCTTATTGAAACCAGACGGAAAAAACTAGGAATGGTGTTCCAGAATTTCGGTTTATTACCTCATCGGACCGTTTTAAGCAACGTCGCTTATGGCTTGGAAATCCAAGAAGTGAACAAAGAACAACGAGAAGCGAAAGCGCTGAAAGTAATTGCTGATGTTGGATTAAAAGGTTATGAATCTAGCTATCCAAGTGAATTAAGTGGCGGAATGCAACAACGTGTTGGTATTGCGCGTGCGCTTACGAACGACACGGATATATTATTGATGGATGAAGCATTCAGTGCGCTCGATCCAATCATTCGTAAAGAAATGCAAGATGAGCTAATTAACCTTCAAAGTAAACTTGGGAAAACAATTTTGTTTATTACGCATGATTTAGATGAAGCATTAAAGCTCGGCGACCGCATCGCCATCATGAAAGAAGGCCAGATTGTTCAAATTGGTACATCGGAAGAAATATTAGAAAATCCGGCAAATGAATATGTATCGAAGTTTGTTCAAGACGTAGACCGCTCTAAAGTTTTAAAAGCATCCAATGTTATGAAAAAGCCAGAAGTACTCATGACACAGAAAGACGGTCCTAAAGTGGCTGTTCGTAAAATGGAGGAAATCGGTGCATCAAGCATATTTGTAGTCGATGGAGATAATAACCTTAAAGGTCTCTTAACCGTTGATGATGCGATTAAAGCCTACAAAGAAGATATATTAGTGGAAGATTTATTAATTGAAGACCTATATAGAGCTACACCTGATACGCCGTTAAGCGATCTGATTGAAATTGCTGCGCAAACAAAGTATCCGCTCACAGTGGTTGAAGATGGTAAGTTGCTTGGTATCATTTCACGTGTTTCCATTCTTTCCGGACTCGTACTCGGAAAAGAAAGTGGAGGAAGTGGGGTGGAAGCGAAATGA
- a CDS encoding proline/glycine betaine ABC transporter permease, with product MNYFDFPLEEWTNSFVDNWLLPYLSGFFDQISGILSSFVDGVTNLLIWIPAELIVLVLILLSWKIAGRGMALFTLIGSLFIGSVDLWVESMQTFSIVIVSTVISVLVGIPVGIFSALNHTANKIIRPILDFMQTLPSFVYLIPAILLFGLGNVPAVIATFIFAAPPAVRMTALGIKQVPEDVIEASKAFGTTSRQLLFKVQFPLALPTIMAGVNQSIMLALSMAVVASMIGAPGLGTTVLTGISTVNVGLGLTGGLAIVVLAIILDRITQKLGQK from the coding sequence ATGAATTATTTTGATTTTCCACTAGAAGAATGGACCAACAGTTTTGTTGATAATTGGTTATTGCCATATTTAAGCGGATTTTTTGATCAAATCAGTGGTATATTAAGTTCTTTTGTAGATGGCGTCACGAACTTACTCATATGGATTCCAGCTGAACTAATTGTACTGGTTTTGATTTTATTGTCATGGAAAATAGCTGGTAGAGGTATGGCACTATTTACGTTGATCGGTTCACTTTTCATTGGATCGGTTGATCTCTGGGTCGAGTCAATGCAAACATTTTCAATTGTAATCGTGTCAACAGTCATTTCAGTATTGGTTGGGATTCCAGTCGGTATTTTTAGTGCACTAAATCATACAGCAAATAAAATTATTCGGCCGATTCTCGACTTTATGCAGACATTGCCTAGTTTCGTTTACTTGATTCCGGCAATACTATTATTTGGTTTGGGAAATGTGCCGGCTGTAATTGCAACCTTCATTTTCGCAGCCCCTCCCGCAGTTCGTATGACTGCATTGGGAATTAAACAAGTGCCAGAAGATGTGATTGAAGCCTCCAAAGCATTTGGTACAACATCCAGGCAACTATTATTTAAAGTTCAGTTTCCACTTGCACTTCCTACAATTATGGCAGGAGTGAACCAATCCATCATGCTAGCTTTATCCATGGCAGTTGTTGCGTCGATGATTGGAGCGCCTGGGCTTGGTACGACAGTATTAACGGGGATTTCAACAGTAAACGTTGGACTTGGTTTGACAGGTGGATTAGCAATTGTTGTATTGGCAATCATCTTGGATAGAATCACGCAAAAGTTAGGGCAAAAATAA
- a CDS encoding glycine betaine ABC transporter substrate-binding protein, with the protein MRKFLFGLMTVLLIVVLAACSSGDKKNDEKSSAKKDQTITFGVTPWTSTVPPTKIARLILEDMGYKVEETNADVSSIYIGLSRGDINAYMDSWMPSHEVHLEKYEGKVEDTAVSFSGAASGLVVPNYMEDINSIEDLIGKEDLFNNEIYGVEAGGNAAKIIDSLIEGYGLDMKQVNSSEGGMIAQGRRQMEQKKPVVFYGWRPHTMFNKMDIKVIEDTKGYFSIPDIHVITNAGLKEEAPEAYEFLSNWSIDIDDLEAMIVAIEDGAEPEVVAREWIDNNQDKVNEMIGK; encoded by the coding sequence ATGAGAAAGTTTTTATTCGGTTTGATGACAGTTTTACTGATCGTAGTATTGGCCGCATGTTCTTCCGGCGATAAGAAAAATGATGAAAAATCATCAGCTAAAAAAGATCAAACAATTACATTCGGTGTAACACCATGGACAAGTACGGTGCCGCCGACTAAAATTGCGCGTCTTATTTTAGAAGATATGGGTTATAAGGTAGAAGAGACGAATGCGGATGTAAGCAGTATTTACATTGGACTGTCACGCGGCGATATTAATGCTTATATGGACTCATGGATGCCGAGCCATGAAGTGCATTTAGAAAAGTATGAAGGGAAAGTTGAAGACACTGCTGTAAGCTTTTCAGGTGCTGCATCAGGTTTAGTTGTACCCAATTACATGGAAGATATTAATTCGATTGAAGATTTAATTGGCAAGGAAGACCTGTTTAACAATGAAATATACGGTGTTGAAGCAGGCGGAAATGCTGCTAAAATCATTGATTCATTAATTGAAGGCTATGGTTTAGATATGAAACAAGTCAATTCCTCTGAAGGCGGCATGATCGCGCAAGGAAGACGTCAAATGGAACAGAAAAAGCCAGTTGTATTCTACGGATGGCGTCCTCATACGATGTTTAACAAAATGGACATCAAAGTAATCGAAGATACGAAAGGTTACTTCAGTATTCCAGATATCCACGTAATCACGAACGCAGGTCTTAAAGAAGAAGCACCGGAAGCATATGAATTTTTAAGCAACTGGAGTATCGACATAGACGACCTTGAAGCGATGATTGTAGCAATTGAAGACGGTGCAGAGCCAGAAGTTGTCGCGCGCGAATGGATCGATAACAACCAAGACAAAGTAAATGAAATGATTGGCAAATAA
- a CDS encoding CocE/NonD family hydrolase: MSEYREIIVEREVPCTVRDGVTLYANIYRPQGEGKFPVLLSRLPYNKNLPEFSHRYIDPIRIAMNGYIVIIQDVRGRFASEGVFEPYIQELEDGYDTVEWAAKLPYSTGEVGMFGLSYYGFTQLYAALERPPSLKAIFPAQTRSLSRNDLFYRDGVYELAFIETWMLDSIAPDYLKRVGSGDFKETMDEISHDLNNIDEWYKHKPFKKWPPISKHPELETLINKYLNQELGNELLAEKVAENEKRRNIEIPAYHLAGWYDSHLAPTLMNYEEMQSAKNNQKLIIGPWAHGQFDSDIGERSFGVNSSGNSIEGEVDITTLHIEWFNHWLKGNNTSIDVDEDPVKLFVMGINEWRSEKEWPLKRTVYTPFYFQSDGRANTDMNSGRLLTKPAEATQKDYYIHNPNNPVPSLGGGTLFFKGRNNGPRDQRQIEKREDVVVYTSEPLTEPLEVTGWVKVNLWASSDATDTDFTAKLVDVLPDGTAYNLTDGIVRAKYRNEDSEEKSLNGEVVQYEIDLWATSNVFLPGHCIRIEIASSNFPRFDVNPNTGDTTLDTVEMIPAKQTIYHGAMYPSHMVLPVIPE, translated from the coding sequence ATGAGTGAGTACAGAGAAATAATCGTTGAGAGGGAAGTACCTTGCACAGTAAGAGATGGGGTTACATTATATGCTAATATTTATCGACCCCAAGGTGAAGGAAAATTTCCTGTTTTATTATCTAGACTACCTTATAATAAAAACCTTCCAGAGTTTTCCCATCGATATATCGATCCGATTAGAATCGCGATGAATGGGTATATTGTCATTATTCAAGACGTACGTGGACGTTTTGCTTCAGAAGGTGTGTTTGAACCCTATATACAAGAACTCGAAGATGGCTACGATACAGTAGAATGGGCAGCCAAACTGCCTTATTCCACTGGTGAGGTGGGGATGTTCGGCTTATCTTATTACGGATTTACGCAACTATATGCAGCACTTGAACGTCCGCCTTCTTTGAAGGCAATATTTCCTGCACAGACTAGAAGCTTGTCACGGAATGATCTGTTTTATAGAGACGGTGTTTATGAATTGGCGTTTATTGAAACTTGGATGCTTGACTCGATTGCACCTGATTATTTGAAAAGAGTGGGAAGCGGCGATTTCAAAGAAACAATGGACGAAATTAGCCATGATTTAAATAATATTGATGAGTGGTATAAACATAAACCATTTAAAAAGTGGCCACCAATTAGTAAACACCCAGAATTAGAGACACTCATTAATAAGTATTTAAATCAAGAATTAGGTAATGAACTACTTGCGGAAAAAGTTGCGGAAAATGAAAAACGCAGGAATATCGAAATTCCTGCTTATCATTTAGCAGGGTGGTATGACAGTCACTTGGCGCCAACTTTGATGAATTACGAGGAAATGCAAAGTGCAAAAAATAATCAAAAACTGATTATTGGACCATGGGCGCATGGCCAATTTGACTCGGATATTGGAGAACGTTCCTTCGGTGTCAATAGCTCTGGAAATTCAATTGAAGGGGAAGTTGATATTACGACTCTTCATATCGAATGGTTTAACCATTGGCTCAAAGGTAACAATACGAGCATCGATGTCGACGAGGATCCGGTGAAATTATTTGTAATGGGTATTAACGAATGGCGTTCTGAAAAAGAATGGCCGCTGAAACGAACCGTTTATACGCCTTTTTACTTTCAAAGTGATGGTCGGGCAAATACGGATATGAATTCTGGTCGATTACTAACGAAACCTGCTGAAGCAACACAAAAAGATTACTACATTCATAATCCGAATAATCCCGTTCCTAGTCTTGGAGGGGGAACTTTATTTTTCAAAGGGAGAAATAATGGCCCGCGTGATCAACGGCAGATTGAAAAAAGAGAAGACGTCGTTGTTTATACATCCGAACCTTTAACCGAACCTTTAGAAGTGACGGGCTGGGTGAAAGTTAATCTGTGGGCGTCATCTGATGCTACGGATACTGATTTTACGGCAAAACTTGTAGATGTTTTACCCGATGGTACTGCTTATAACCTAACAGACGGAATTGTTCGTGCGAAGTATCGCAATGAAGATTCAGAAGAAAAGAGTTTGAATGGGGAAGTTGTTCAATATGAAATCGATTTGTGGGCAACAAGCAATGTGTTTTTACCAGGCCATTGCATCCGTATCGAAATCGCATCAAGTAACTTTCCAAGATTTGATGTGAATCCAAATACTGGGGATACGACGCTGGATACAGTTGAAATGATCCCTGCGAAACAAACGATCTATCATGGTGCCATGTATCCTTCTCATATGGTACTTCCAGTTATACCTGAATAG
- a CDS encoding PTS glucose transporter subunit IIA has protein sequence MLKKLFGKKEVIKEETILAPLTGSVVQIEEVPDPVFSQRMLGDGIAIMPTDGTVVAPFEAEIVQVFPTKHAIGLRGKSGLEVLIHIGLETVALNGEGFETFVQQGDKVSAGDKLVKFDMDYVNENANSLVTPITLTNGEVVENFTVTEESSVVAGETTLIRVKIK, from the coding sequence ATGTTGAAAAAACTATTTGGAAAAAAAGAAGTTATTAAAGAAGAAACAATCTTAGCTCCACTTACTGGCTCGGTCGTTCAGATCGAGGAGGTACCGGACCCTGTATTCTCTCAAAGAATGCTAGGGGATGGGATTGCGATTATGCCTACAGATGGCACTGTAGTAGCCCCGTTTGAAGCGGAAATTGTTCAAGTATTCCCTACAAAACACGCAATTGGTCTACGTGGGAAGTCTGGTCTTGAGGTTTTGATTCATATTGGATTGGAAACGGTTGCCTTAAATGGAGAAGGATTTGAAACATTTGTACAACAAGGAGATAAAGTTTCGGCAGGGGATAAACTCGTCAAGTTCGACATGGACTATGTTAATGAAAATGCAAACAGTCTTGTTACGCCAATTACATTAACTAATGGTGAAGTCGTAGAAAACTTTACAGTCACCGAGGAATCATCCGTTGTTGCCGGTGAAACAACATTAATACGCGTAAAAATAAAATAA
- the treP gene encoding PTS system trehalose-specific EIIBC component yields the protein MEYSKEAKQIIEAVGGKDNIAAVTHCVTRLRFALNDESKVDAGALSDLKIVKGTFSANGQYQVVIGQGTVDKVFAAMNKESGIGESSKEEVKEAASKKQNPLQRAIKTLADIFIPILPAIVTAGLLMGINNILTNPGIFYKTQSIIDVHEQWVGVADMINIIANTAFVFLPALIGWSAVKRFGGSEILGVVLGLILVHPDLLNAWAYGEALAGEGIPTWNLFGLEINKIGYQGQVLPVLFASWILAKLEIGLRKRVIDSLQLLVVAPIALLVTGVLTFIIIGPITFVIGNFITDGLVAIFDSYALIGGLVYGAIYAPLVITGMHHTFLAVDLQLIGSTGATFLWPILALSNIAQGSAAFAMMLATRDERLRGLSGTSGISAWLGITEPAMFGVNLRYRYPFIAAIIGSSIAAAFITFQKVLATSIGVGGVPGIFSIIPSGWVSFIIGMVIVIIVPFVITFVIAKRKKD from the coding sequence ATGGAGTACTCGAAAGAAGCCAAACAGATAATCGAAGCTGTTGGTGGTAAAGATAATATTGCAGCCGTTACACATTGTGTAACAAGACTGCGATTTGCATTAAATGATGAGTCAAAAGTAGACGCAGGAGCATTGAGCGACTTGAAAATTGTCAAGGGGACCTTCTCGGCGAACGGACAATATCAAGTGGTTATCGGTCAAGGAACAGTCGATAAAGTATTTGCGGCAATGAATAAAGAAAGCGGGATAGGCGAATCATCAAAAGAAGAAGTGAAAGAGGCTGCTTCTAAAAAACAAAATCCATTGCAACGGGCTATCAAAACGTTAGCGGATATATTCATCCCGATTTTACCGGCCATTGTTACAGCTGGTTTATTAATGGGAATCAACAACATTCTCACGAATCCAGGGATATTCTATAAAACACAATCTATTATTGATGTCCATGAGCAATGGGTCGGCGTAGCGGATATGATTAATATTATCGCGAATACGGCCTTCGTCTTTTTACCTGCCTTAATCGGTTGGTCGGCGGTTAAACGGTTTGGCGGAAGTGAAATATTAGGCGTTGTGTTAGGGCTGATTTTAGTCCATCCTGACTTACTGAATGCGTGGGCTTACGGTGAAGCGCTAGCTGGAGAAGGCATTCCGACATGGAATTTATTCGGTTTAGAAATTAATAAAATCGGTTATCAAGGTCAGGTATTACCTGTATTATTTGCATCTTGGATACTCGCTAAGTTGGAAATCGGGCTTAGAAAACGAGTTATTGATTCATTGCAATTATTGGTTGTTGCACCAATCGCGTTACTTGTAACAGGTGTTTTAACATTTATTATTATTGGTCCGATCACATTCGTTATTGGTAATTTTATTACAGATGGCTTAGTAGCAATCTTTGATTCATATGCGTTAATTGGTGGATTAGTATACGGAGCAATTTATGCACCTTTAGTTATTACGGGCATGCATCATACATTCCTAGCAGTAGATTTACAGTTAATCGGTAGCACAGGGGCGACGTTCTTATGGCCGATTCTAGCTTTATCAAATATCGCGCAAGGATCTGCGGCGTTTGCGATGATGCTCGCAACAAGAGATGAAAGATTACGCGGATTATCTGGAACATCTGGAATTTCCGCATGGCTCGGTATTACAGAACCAGCGATGTTCGGCGTCAACTTGCGATATAGATATCCATTTATTGCGGCTATCATCGGTTCATCAATTGCTGCGGCATTTATAACATTCCAGAAAGTCCTTGCCACTTCCATTGGCGTTGGCGGGGTCCCTGGAATATTCTCGATAATTCCGAGCGGTTGGGTTTCATTCATCATCGGAATGGTCATTGTTATCATCGTTCCATTTGTCATAACATTTGTGATTGCAAAACGGAAGAAAGACTAA